The Agrococcus carbonis genome has a window encoding:
- the lepA gene encoding translation elongation factor 4: MSPRATKALEPAATDPAQIRNFCIIAHIDHGKSTLADRMLQLTGVVDDRSMRAQYLDRMDIERERGITIKSQAVRMPWAVDGEPYALNMIDTPGHVDFTYEVSRSLAACEGAILLVDAAQGIEAQTLANLYLAMENDLEIIPVLNKIDLPAADPEKYAAEIAGLIGGDPADVLRVSGKTGEGVEALLDRVVQTIPAPVGDVDGPARAMIFDSVYDAYRGVVTYVRMVDGRLAPREQIQMMSTGARHELLEIGVSSPEPRPSQGLGAGEVGYLITGVKDVRQSKVGDTVTSFRTPAEQPLKGYADPKPMVFSGLYPIDGSDYPVLREALDKLKLSDAALVYEPETSVALGFGFRCGFLGLLHLEIITERLRREFNLDLIATAPSVVYEVETEDRKVHTVTNPSEFPEGKIHSVVEPMVRATILAPKDYVGAIMELCQSRRGTLGGMEYLSEDRVELRYRLPLGEIVFDFFDQLKSKTQGYASLDYELDGEEEGDLVKVDILLQGEQVDAFSAIVHRDKAYAYGVLMAGKLRELIPRQQFEVPIQAAVGARIIARETIRAIRKDVLAKCYGGDITRKRKLLEKQKEGKKRMKMVGRVEVPQEAFIAALSSGETKKEAK, translated from the coding sequence GTGAGCCCCCGAGCGACCAAGGCCCTCGAGCCCGCCGCGACCGATCCGGCGCAGATCCGCAACTTCTGCATCATCGCGCACATCGACCACGGCAAGTCGACCCTCGCCGACCGGATGCTGCAGCTCACCGGCGTCGTCGACGACCGCTCGATGCGCGCGCAGTACCTCGACCGCATGGACATCGAGCGCGAGCGCGGCATCACGATCAAGTCGCAGGCCGTGCGCATGCCGTGGGCCGTCGACGGCGAGCCGTACGCGCTCAACATGATCGACACCCCCGGGCACGTCGACTTCACCTACGAGGTGAGCCGCTCGCTCGCCGCGTGCGAGGGCGCGATCCTGCTCGTCGACGCGGCGCAGGGCATCGAGGCGCAGACCCTCGCCAACCTCTACCTGGCGATGGAGAACGACCTCGAGATCATCCCCGTGCTCAACAAGATCGACCTGCCGGCCGCCGACCCGGAGAAGTACGCGGCCGAGATCGCGGGCCTCATCGGCGGCGACCCGGCAGACGTGCTGCGCGTGAGCGGCAAGACCGGCGAGGGCGTCGAGGCGCTGCTCGACCGCGTGGTGCAGACCATCCCCGCGCCCGTCGGCGACGTCGACGGCCCGGCGCGCGCGATGATCTTCGACTCCGTGTACGACGCCTACCGCGGCGTCGTCACCTACGTGCGCATGGTCGACGGGCGGCTCGCGCCGCGCGAGCAGATCCAGATGATGTCGACCGGCGCCCGCCACGAGCTGCTCGAGATCGGCGTCTCGAGCCCCGAGCCGCGCCCGTCCCAGGGCCTCGGCGCCGGCGAGGTCGGCTACCTCATCACGGGCGTCAAGGACGTGCGCCAGTCGAAGGTCGGCGACACCGTCACCTCGTTCCGCACGCCTGCCGAGCAGCCCCTCAAGGGCTACGCCGACCCGAAGCCGATGGTGTTCTCGGGGCTGTACCCGATCGACGGCAGCGACTACCCGGTGCTGCGCGAGGCGCTCGACAAGCTCAAGCTCTCGGATGCGGCGCTCGTCTACGAGCCCGAGACCTCGGTCGCGCTCGGCTTCGGCTTCCGCTGCGGGTTCCTCGGCCTCCTGCACCTCGAGATCATCACCGAGCGCCTCCGCCGCGAGTTCAACCTCGACCTCATCGCGACGGCGCCGAGCGTCGTCTACGAGGTGGAGACCGAGGACCGCAAGGTCCACACCGTCACGAACCCGAGCGAGTTCCCCGAGGGCAAGATCCACTCGGTCGTCGAGCCGATGGTGCGCGCGACGATCCTCGCGCCCAAGGACTACGTCGGCGCGATCATGGAGCTGTGCCAGTCGCGCCGCGGCACGCTCGGTGGCATGGAGTACCTCTCGGAGGACCGCGTCGAGCTGCGCTACCGGCTGCCGCTCGGCGAGATCGTCTTCGACTTCTTCGACCAGCTGAAGTCGAAGACGCAGGGCTACGCATCCCTCGACTACGAGCTCGACGGCGAGGAGGAGGGCGACCTCGTCAAGGTCGACATCCTGCTGCAGGGCGAGCAGGTGGATGCGTTCAGCGCGATCGTGCACCGCGACAAGGCCTACGCCTACGGCGTGCTCATGGCCGGGAAGCTGCGCGAGCTCATCCCGCGGCAGCAGTTCGAGGTGCCGATCCAGGCCGCCGTCGGCGCCCGCATCATCGCCCGCGAGACCATCCGCGCGATCCGCAAGGACGTGCTCGCCAAGTGCTACGGCGGCGACATCACCCGCAAGCGCAAGCTGCTCGAGAAGCAGAAGGAGGGCAAGAAGCGCATGAAGATGGTCGGCCGCGTGGAAGTGCCCCAGGAGGCGTTCATCGCCGCGCTCTCGAGCGGCGAGACGAAGAAGGAAGCGAAGTAG
- the rpsT gene encoding 30S ribosomal protein S20, whose product MANIKSQIKRILTNQKATDRNRALKSELRTAVREARKAIAAGDKAVAQEKVAVASRKLDKAVSKGVIHRNQAANRKSAIAKQVAAL is encoded by the coding sequence ATGGCGAACATCAAGTCGCAGATCAAGCGCATTCTGACCAACCAGAAGGCGACCGACCGCAACCGCGCCCTCAAGAGCGAGCTCCGCACCGCTGTGCGCGAGGCCCGCAAGGCCATCGCCGCCGGCGACAAGGCCGTCGCGCAGGAGAAGGTCGCTGTCGCGTCGCGCAAGCTCGACAAGGCCGTCTCGAAGGGCGTCATCCACCGCAACCAGGCGGCGAACCGCAAGTCGGCCATCGCCAAGCAGGTCGCCGCGCTCTGA
- the holA gene encoding DNA polymerase III subunit delta: protein MAQGIPKIGWEQVSPAPVVLVFGKESFLADRALQRLKSLLLMEDPELEVSDLDAGQYTDGALELIASPSLFDEPRLVRVSNGVKATDAFIADALRYLQAPVDGTTLVIRHDGSTVRGKKLLDAIRSHPGAIEVVCQPLGRGDMVPFARNELRLLEREATPGAIAALVDAFHSDIAELANAVRQVALDTEGPVTEQVVRTYYAGRVETTAFAVVDAVVAGDVAKALVTLRQAIATGADPVPIVAAFAMRYRQLAKVSGVSGGGAQVARQLGMQDWQLNNARRDLRGFTDASLCDAIEAIAHADHAVKGAERDPQHAVERLVRQLASRAAA, encoded by the coding sequence ATGGCGCAGGGCATCCCCAAGATCGGCTGGGAGCAGGTGTCGCCGGCACCCGTCGTGCTCGTGTTCGGCAAGGAGTCGTTCCTCGCCGACCGCGCGCTGCAGCGCCTCAAGTCGCTGCTCCTCATGGAGGACCCGGAGCTCGAGGTCAGCGACCTCGACGCCGGGCAGTACACCGACGGCGCGCTCGAGCTGATCGCGAGCCCGTCGCTCTTCGACGAGCCCCGCCTCGTGCGGGTCTCGAACGGCGTGAAGGCGACGGATGCGTTCATCGCCGACGCGCTCCGCTACCTGCAGGCGCCCGTCGACGGCACGACCCTCGTCATCCGGCACGACGGCTCGACGGTGCGCGGCAAGAAGCTGCTCGACGCGATCCGCTCGCACCCCGGTGCGATCGAGGTCGTGTGCCAGCCGCTCGGACGCGGCGACATGGTGCCCTTCGCCCGCAACGAGCTGCGGCTGCTCGAGCGCGAGGCGACGCCCGGCGCGATCGCCGCGCTCGTCGACGCCTTCCACTCCGACATCGCCGAGCTCGCGAACGCCGTCCGGCAGGTGGCGCTCGACACCGAGGGGCCGGTGACCGAGCAGGTCGTGCGCACGTACTACGCCGGCCGGGTGGAGACGACCGCGTTCGCGGTGGTCGACGCGGTGGTCGCGGGCGACGTGGCGAAGGCGCTCGTGACGCTGCGGCAGGCGATCGCGACGGGCGCCGACCCGGTGCCGATCGTCGCCGCGTTCGCGATGCGGTACCGGCAGCTCGCGAAGGTCTCGGGCGTGAGCGGCGGGGGAGCGCAGGTCGCGCGCCAGCTGGGCATGCAGGACTGGCAGCTGAACAACGCGCGCCGCGACCTGCGCGGGTTCACCGACGCCAGCCTCTGCGATGCGATCGAGGCGATCGCGCACGCCGACCACGCCGTCAAGGGGGCGGAGCGCGACCCACAGCACGCGGTCGAGCGCCTCGTGCGCCAGCTCGCCTCGCGCGCCGCGGCCTGA
- a CDS encoding HNH endonuclease, whose product MTEVLELSATATERYATVLAGVASRLADRDFIAAEAQLQPIAGERWVGSLRLYASPVAGVPKRLGRSVADRVKAEVFAKDSFRCTYCGGRAVPRCVLVAISDVFPELFSYHPNFARGKIHPAFWALAPEADHVIAHSSGGTNEPSNLTTLHTTCNTRKSSTARSALPPVVIGNHDAAWDGLTAVYPGVVAAGEEHGVRHSSLGYHARWMKYFSDAASRPDVPVGGLP is encoded by the coding sequence ATGACCGAAGTGCTTGAGTTGAGCGCAACTGCGACCGAGCGCTACGCGACGGTACTGGCGGGGGTCGCATCGAGACTCGCAGATCGCGACTTCATCGCAGCAGAAGCCCAACTGCAGCCGATCGCTGGGGAGCGCTGGGTCGGCTCTCTGCGCCTCTATGCTTCGCCGGTCGCGGGCGTGCCGAAGCGCCTGGGACGCTCGGTGGCCGATCGGGTCAAGGCCGAAGTGTTTGCGAAGGATTCGTTCCGCTGCACCTACTGCGGCGGCCGCGCTGTGCCGCGATGTGTCCTCGTCGCGATCAGCGACGTCTTCCCGGAGTTGTTCTCGTATCACCCCAACTTCGCGAGAGGCAAGATCCATCCCGCGTTCTGGGCGCTGGCTCCAGAGGCCGATCATGTGATCGCTCACAGCAGCGGCGGCACGAACGAACCGAGCAACCTGACGACCCTGCACACGACGTGCAATACACGCAAGTCCAGTACGGCGAGGAGCGCACTTCCGCCGGTCGTGATCGGGAACCACGACGCAGCCTGGGACGGTCTCACCGCTGTCTACCCAGGTGTCGTCGCAGCGGGGGAAGAGCACGGCGTCCGGCATTCCTCGCTCGGTTACCACGCGAGGTGGATGAAGTACTTCTCGGACGCGGCGTCTCGGCCGGACGTCCCCGTGGGCGGGCTCCCGTAG